In the genome of Streptomyces sp. NBC_00190, one region contains:
- a CDS encoding SPW repeat protein, with translation MTTHSSIEHHPDLAEMRTRFERVTSTPAAQAVEALALITGLYLAASPWIAGFGILLLPLAINNLITGLAYCLCMGGLGSAYERTHAMAWTAVALGAWTIVAPWAIAGEMDTTRTVVNNVITGAVALCLGLAMAGMASRESRI, from the coding sequence ATGACCACCCATTCGAGCATCGAGCACCACCCCGACCTCGCAGAGATGCGCACGCGCTTCGAGCGGGTGACCAGCACTCCCGCAGCGCAGGCCGTGGAGGCATTGGCCCTGATCACGGGTCTGTACCTGGCCGCCTCGCCGTGGATCGCGGGGTTCGGCATCCTCCTCCTCCCGCTTGCCATCAACAACCTGATCACGGGCCTGGCGTACTGCCTGTGCATGGGCGGTCTGGGTTCTGCATACGAGCGCACCCACGCGATGGCGTGGACGGCGGTCGCCCTCGGTGCGTGGACGATCGTCGCCCCGTGGGCCATCGCCGGTGAGATGGACACGACCCGTACGGTGGTCAACAACGTGATCACCGGCGCCGTGGCCCTGTGCCTCGGCCTCGCGATGGCGGGCATGGCCAGTCGCGAGTCACGCATCTGA
- a CDS encoding PH domain-containing protein, protein MTEPAAQPAPPALPVTFRPTRTRAVLLSAGFAMFLTITAVAFLLENLSAGERISFVFTAVLLSSVPVLLSRPKVVADEAGVTVVNLTTTRRLEWAQILRVNLRPGDPWVFLDLSDGTSLPALGIQPGVAKAQAIGDARALRALAETRGTGSNDH, encoded by the coding sequence ATGACCGAGCCCGCCGCCCAGCCCGCACCGCCCGCCCTGCCGGTCACCTTCCGGCCGACCCGCACCCGGGCCGTCCTGCTGAGCGCCGGGTTCGCCATGTTCCTCACCATCACGGCGGTCGCCTTCCTGCTGGAGAACCTCAGCGCGGGGGAGCGGATCAGCTTCGTCTTCACCGCCGTCCTGCTGAGCTCCGTCCCCGTCCTGCTCAGCCGCCCCAAGGTGGTCGCGGACGAGGCCGGGGTCACCGTCGTCAACCTGACCACCACCCGCCGGCTGGAATGGGCGCAGATCCTGCGCGTCAACCTCCGCCCCGGCGACCCGTGGGTGTTCCTCGACCTCAGCGACGGCACCAGCCTGCCCGCCCTCGGCATCCAGCCGGGGGTCGCCAAGGCCCAGGCGATCGGCGACGCCCGCGCCCTGCGCGCCCTCGCCGAAACCCGGGGAACCGGATCGAACGACCACTGA
- a CDS encoding hemolysin family protein: protein MNALQLLFALLLVLANGFFVGAEFALVSVRRSQIEPLAAESKRARQVLHGLENLPRMMAAAQFGITMCSLTLGAVAEPTVARLLEPVFHAVHVPQGLVHPLGYAFALAAVVFLHLVIGEMVPKNLAMAAPEKTALWFSPGLVAFARLCGPVTTALGACAKLVLRLFKVEPKDEVEAVYTSAQLGRLLKDSRQAGLLEPVEQERLEDALELGSRPVTDVLLARDRIVTVDPSVTPRQIERLTVRTGYSRFPVCSASGAFMGYLHVKDVLDLEDRERAVPQRVWRRMTTLSATLPLDDALSVMRRDATHLAQVADASGRVLGLVAMEDVLEMLVGEVRDPAHRTPPQARRPELRSEGALTG, encoded by the coding sequence ATGAACGCGCTCCAGCTCCTCTTCGCCCTGCTGCTGGTCCTCGCCAACGGCTTCTTCGTCGGCGCCGAGTTCGCACTCGTCTCCGTACGGCGCAGCCAGATCGAGCCCCTGGCGGCCGAATCCAAGCGGGCCCGGCAGGTGCTCCACGGCCTGGAGAACCTGCCCCGCATGATGGCCGCCGCGCAGTTCGGCATCACCATGTGCTCGCTCACCCTCGGCGCGGTCGCCGAACCCACCGTGGCCCGGCTGCTGGAGCCCGTCTTCCACGCCGTCCACGTACCGCAGGGCCTGGTCCACCCCCTCGGCTACGCGTTCGCGCTCGCCGCCGTGGTCTTCCTGCACCTGGTCATCGGCGAGATGGTCCCCAAGAACCTCGCCATGGCCGCCCCCGAGAAGACCGCCCTGTGGTTCAGCCCCGGCCTGGTGGCCTTCGCCCGCCTGTGCGGGCCGGTCACCACCGCGCTCGGCGCCTGCGCCAAGCTCGTCCTGCGGCTCTTCAAGGTCGAGCCCAAGGACGAGGTCGAGGCCGTCTACACCAGCGCCCAGCTCGGCAGGCTGCTCAAGGACTCCCGGCAGGCCGGGCTCCTGGAGCCGGTCGAGCAGGAGCGCCTGGAGGACGCGCTGGAACTGGGCAGCCGCCCGGTCACCGACGTGCTCCTCGCCCGGGACCGCATCGTCACGGTCGATCCCTCGGTCACCCCGCGCCAGATCGAGCGGCTGACGGTGCGCACCGGGTACTCCCGGTTCCCCGTCTGCTCCGCCAGCGGTGCCTTCATGGGCTACCTGCACGTCAAGGACGTACTGGACCTGGAGGACCGGGAGCGGGCCGTGCCCCAGCGGGTCTGGCGCCGGATGACCACCCTGTCCGCCACCCTCCCGCTCGACGACGCGCTCAGCGTCATGCGGCGGGACGCCACCCACCTCGCCCAGGTCGCGGACGCGTCCGGGCGGGTGCTGGGCCTCGTCGCCATGGAGGACGTCCTGGAGATGCTGGTCGGCGAGGTCCGCGACCCGGCCCACCGCACGCCCCCGCAGGCCCGCCGGCCCGAGCTCCGCTCGGAGGGCGCCCTGACGGGCTGA
- a CDS encoding SCO1431 family membrane protein, translated as MTANTAAPAARVRNLVRTGGPKDDSSWLEHVLGWTLVVVVAMFVTQLGLL; from the coding sequence ATGACCGCCAACACCGCCGCCCCCGCCGCCCGTGTCCGAAACCTCGTCCGCACCGGCGGGCCCAAGGACGATTCCTCCTGGCTGGAGCACGTGCTCGGCTGGACGCTCGTGGTCGTGGTCGCCATGTTCGTCACCCAGCTCGGCTTGCTGTAA
- a CDS encoding hemolysin family protein, translating into MTIPLLLLGAAFVLILANGFFVAAEFGLVTVEKPEAERAAADGDRRARTVVEALRELSFQLSGTQLGITITSLVVGMLAEPALAALLAGPLAATGLPEGAASGVSVVIGMLLASAVQMVVGELVPKNWAVSRPLQVARFVAGPQNAFSRAFRPVIAGLNAVANRLVRALGVEPTDEMASARTPGELVSLVRHSAQAGALEQDTADLFVRTLSLGELTAQHVMTPRVKVSALMNTATAADVLNLTRATGLSRFPVYRDRIDEVTGVVHLKDALAVPESERGRTTVARICVAPLLVPGSLPVQPLLERLRSEQPMAVVVDEYGGTAGVVTLEDIVEELVGEVRDEHDLAEDEGPELAAVPAEDGRPSWEADGSCRVQTLRRIGLEVPDGPYETVAGLVADLLGRIPAPGDRAELPGWRLSVRQVGRNRAERVRLVRLTPAPAAGPHASASGSGPAAPARLGASRADEPAPHPAELEGATR; encoded by the coding sequence ATGACCATCCCGCTACTCCTGCTCGGCGCGGCTTTCGTCCTGATCCTCGCCAACGGCTTCTTCGTGGCAGCCGAATTCGGGCTCGTCACGGTGGAGAAGCCCGAGGCCGAGCGCGCCGCAGCCGACGGTGACCGCCGTGCCCGCACGGTGGTCGAGGCCCTGCGAGAGCTGTCCTTCCAGCTCTCCGGCACCCAGCTCGGCATCACCATCACCTCCCTCGTGGTCGGCATGCTCGCCGAGCCCGCCCTCGCCGCACTGCTGGCCGGGCCGCTCGCCGCGACCGGCCTCCCCGAAGGGGCCGCGTCCGGCGTCTCCGTGGTCATCGGCATGCTGCTCGCCTCCGCCGTCCAGATGGTCGTCGGCGAGCTCGTCCCGAAGAACTGGGCGGTCTCACGGCCGCTCCAGGTGGCCCGCTTCGTCGCCGGCCCCCAGAACGCCTTCTCCCGCGCCTTCCGGCCGGTCATCGCCGGCCTCAACGCCGTCGCCAACCGCCTCGTACGGGCGCTCGGCGTGGAGCCGACCGACGAGATGGCCTCCGCCCGCACGCCCGGCGAACTGGTCTCCCTGGTCCGCCATTCGGCCCAGGCCGGCGCCCTCGAACAGGACACCGCCGACCTCTTCGTACGGACCCTCTCGCTGGGCGAGCTCACGGCCCAGCACGTCATGACCCCCCGGGTGAAGGTCAGCGCCCTGATGAACACGGCCACCGCGGCCGACGTGCTCAACCTGACCCGCGCCACCGGCCTGTCCCGCTTCCCGGTCTACCGGGACCGCATCGACGAGGTCACCGGCGTGGTCCACCTCAAGGACGCCCTCGCCGTCCCCGAGTCCGAGCGCGGCCGCACCACCGTGGCGCGGATCTGCGTCGCCCCGCTGCTGGTTCCTGGCTCCCTGCCGGTGCAGCCGCTGCTGGAACGGTTGCGCAGCGAACAGCCGATGGCCGTGGTCGTCGACGAGTACGGCGGCACCGCCGGTGTGGTCACCCTGGAGGACATCGTGGAGGAACTCGTCGGAGAGGTCCGCGACGAGCACGACCTCGCCGAGGACGAGGGCCCCGAACTCGCCGCCGTACCCGCCGAGGACGGCCGCCCCTCCTGGGAGGCCGACGGCAGCTGCCGGGTGCAGACCCTGCGCCGGATAGGCCTGGAGGTGCCCGACGGCCCGTACGAGACCGTCGCCGGCCTCGTCGCCGACCTCCTCGGCCGGATCCCCGCCCCCGGGGACCGGGCGGAGCTGCCCGGCTGGCGGCTGTCCGTCCGTCAGGTCGGCCGCAACCGCGCGGAACGGGTCCGGCTGGTCCGGCTGACACCGGCCCCCGCCGCCGGTCCGCACGCGTCCGCCTCCGGATCCGGCCCCGCCGCCCCGGCGCGGCTCGGCGCGAGCCGCGCCGACGAACCGGCCCCGCATCCGGCAGAGCTGGAAGGCGCCACCCGATGA
- a CDS encoding peptidase C39 family protein, translating into MTAPTPRRAVLVAALAVATAATAATVSGGSAAAAAPAVPRGGGRTVDNRFWFSYDHWKAGVHQGTAAVGGARAGLRIETAAGRTEYADPHTGKKSTWEYATWTSPVHRSAVPATEAVASWNARTPAGTWIQTELRGTYNDGTATPWYVMGRWASGDGDIRRTSVDGQTDGRSTVWTDTLAVDAPAEGLRVTDWQLRLTLYRRPGADRGPTVRLAGAMLSDVPDRFTVPASPPSGQAHELKVPRYSQEIHAGRYPEYDNGGEAWCSPTSSQMIIEFWGRRAAATSLGWVDPKYSDPQVCHAARSTYDAAYKGCGNWPFNAAYAATYPGLAGVVTRLTSLAELETLVRAGIPAITSQSFRPEELTGAGYGTAGHLMTVIGFTAAGDIVANDPNSPDDASVRRVYRRREWENIWLRTKRHNAAGKVVSGTGGVCYLYAPAAPGPAQAAALRAVGVL; encoded by the coding sequence ATGACCGCACCCACACCGCGCAGGGCCGTACTCGTCGCCGCACTCGCGGTCGCCACCGCGGCCACCGCCGCCACCGTCTCCGGCGGCAGCGCCGCGGCCGCCGCCCCCGCGGTCCCGCGGGGTGGGGGCCGCACCGTCGACAACCGGTTCTGGTTCTCGTACGACCACTGGAAGGCCGGAGTCCACCAGGGCACCGCCGCCGTCGGCGGCGCCCGGGCCGGCCTGCGGATCGAGACCGCTGCGGGCCGCACCGAGTACGCCGATCCGCACACCGGGAAGAAGAGCACCTGGGAGTACGCCACCTGGACCTCCCCGGTGCACCGCTCCGCCGTGCCCGCCACCGAGGCCGTCGCCTCCTGGAACGCCCGCACCCCCGCCGGCACCTGGATCCAGACCGAACTGCGCGGCACCTACAACGACGGCACCGCCACCCCCTGGTACGTCATGGGCCGCTGGGCCTCCGGGGACGGCGACATCCGCCGCACCTCCGTGGACGGCCAGACCGACGGCAGGTCCACCGTCTGGACCGACACCCTGGCCGTCGACGCCCCGGCGGAGGGCCTGCGCGTCACCGACTGGCAGCTGCGCCTGACGCTGTACCGCAGGCCCGGCGCCGACCGCGGGCCCACCGTCCGGCTGGCCGGCGCCATGCTCTCCGACGTTCCGGACCGGTTCACGGTGCCGGCCTCGCCGCCCTCCGGCCAGGCCCACGAGCTGAAGGTCCCGCGCTACTCGCAGGAGATCCACGCCGGGCGCTACCCGGAATACGACAACGGGGGCGAGGCCTGGTGCAGCCCCACCTCCTCCCAGATGATCATCGAGTTCTGGGGCCGCAGGGCCGCCGCCACCTCGCTGGGCTGGGTCGACCCGAAGTACTCCGACCCGCAGGTGTGCCACGCCGCGCGGTCCACCTACGACGCCGCCTACAAGGGCTGCGGCAACTGGCCCTTCAACGCCGCCTACGCGGCCACCTACCCCGGGCTCGCCGGGGTCGTCACCCGCCTCACCTCCCTCGCCGAACTGGAGACCCTGGTCAGGGCCGGCATCCCCGCCATCACCTCGCAGTCCTTCCGCCCCGAGGAACTGACCGGCGCCGGATACGGCACCGCGGGCCACCTGATGACCGTCATCGGGTTCACGGCCGCCGGTGACATCGTCGCCAACGACCCCAACTCGCCCGACGACGCCTCCGTGCGCCGCGTCTACCGGCGCCGCGAGTGGGAGAACATCTGGCTCCGCACCAAGCGTCACAACGCGGCCGGCAAGGTCGTGTCGGGCACCGGAGGCGTCTGCTACCTCTACGCCCCGGCCGCGCCGGGCCCGGCTCAGGCCGCGGCGCTGCGGGCGGTGGGAGTGCTCTGA
- a CDS encoding uridine kinase family protein, giving the protein MEPHQSLESLARELEALPPSLGPVRLIGIDGHAGSGKSTFADRLAGALGDAPVLHLDDVATHEELFGWQRRLRAQVLEPLAAGRPAHWAPYDWVERRFGPGRVLEPAPVLLVEGVGAGRRALRPHLARLLWMETPREQSWGRGRNRDGRELSDFWDGWERAELAHFSDDPSRPFADTLVRQSSTGYEWSSETGVTPRITSSVTEGDGLPRA; this is encoded by the coding sequence GTGGAGCCACACCAGTCACTTGAGTCACTCGCGCGGGAACTTGAGGCACTGCCCCCGTCCCTCGGCCCGGTGCGGCTGATCGGGATCGACGGGCACGCCGGTTCCGGCAAGAGCACCTTCGCGGACCGGCTCGCCGGGGCGCTCGGCGACGCACCCGTGCTGCACCTGGACGACGTGGCCACCCATGAGGAGCTGTTCGGCTGGCAGCGGCGGCTGCGCGCGCAGGTGCTGGAGCCGCTGGCCGCCGGGCGGCCCGCGCACTGGGCCCCGTACGACTGGGTGGAGCGCCGCTTCGGCCCGGGGCGGGTGCTGGAGCCGGCGCCGGTGCTGCTCGTCGAGGGGGTCGGGGCCGGCCGACGGGCGCTGCGCCCGCATCTGGCGCGGCTGCTGTGGATGGAGACGCCGCGCGAGCAGTCCTGGGGGCGCGGGCGAAACCGGGACGGGCGTGAACTTTCCGACTTCTGGGACGGATGGGAGCGCGCGGAGCTCGCGCACTTCTCGGATGACCCTTCGCGCCCCTTCGCCGACACCCTGGTACGCCAGAGCAGTACGGGATACGAGTGGTCTTCAGAGACCGGTGTGACCCCGCGAATCACCTCTTCCGTCACCGAAGGTGACGGACTCCCCCGGGCCTGA
- a CDS encoding AAA family ATPase, with protein MDFGTPGSTHAPAELAWLRGVDACTMGAYPQAEEEFRAAVRLDPAMADAWLGLHALRVDTTNALLRMYAHRDRFGEQRARHRRTLNSWYWLGWWVQPVLESRRDLLLAHASHWLDGRHVPELDQALAALPPVDADPQVRFLHACRAYLVKDWEQLVRHTEPLVDDPLLGIEAGLFGGMARVRLEMYGQAEPMLSAALMRCRSEQPQRKELRYWLARAHEGTGRSAAALPLYRAVHRVDPAFMDTAARLTAIEDGDDTDGMAGMAEGAAGYAGFGSYGGHGPSPAGGNFAAVTLGGGPVQDIAADGQVEPDPLTGPPPPTGRAEGVRRKVSVPPQGAPAGLPAGPPDPEALAEALAELERMVGLEPVKRQVKALSAQLHMARLRAGQGLPVQPPKRHFVFSGPSGTGKTTVARILGRVFYALGLLGGDHLVEAQRSDLVGEFLGQTAVKANELIDSAIGGVLFVDEAYSLSNSGYSKGDAYGDEALQVLLKRAEDNRDHLVVILAGYPAGMDRLLAANPGLSSRFTSRVDFPSYRPPELSAIGGVLAEANGDAWDEEALEELSSISAHVVEQGWIDELGNGRFLRTLYEKSCAYRDLRLAGFAGEPSRDDLATLRLPDLMQAYGEVLSGRGPQERPEPPL; from the coding sequence ATGGATTTCGGCACGCCGGGCAGCACACACGCCCCGGCCGAACTCGCCTGGCTGCGCGGAGTCGACGCCTGCACCATGGGCGCCTATCCGCAGGCCGAGGAGGAGTTCCGGGCGGCCGTACGGCTCGACCCCGCGATGGCCGACGCCTGGCTGGGCCTGCACGCGCTGCGGGTCGACACCACCAACGCGTTATTGCGCATGTACGCGCACCGGGACCGCTTCGGCGAACAGCGGGCCCGGCACCGCCGGACGCTGAATTCCTGGTACTGGCTGGGCTGGTGGGTGCAGCCGGTGCTGGAGAGCCGGCGGGACCTGCTGCTGGCCCACGCCTCGCACTGGCTGGACGGCCGCCACGTGCCCGAGCTGGACCAGGCACTGGCCGCGCTGCCTCCGGTGGACGCCGATCCGCAGGTGCGCTTCCTGCACGCCTGCCGGGCCTACCTGGTCAAGGACTGGGAGCAGCTGGTGCGGCACACCGAGCCGCTGGTGGACGATCCGCTGCTGGGCATCGAGGCGGGGCTGTTCGGCGGGATGGCGCGGGTCCGGCTGGAGATGTACGGGCAGGCGGAGCCGATGCTGTCGGCGGCGCTGATGCGGTGCCGGAGCGAGCAGCCGCAGCGCAAGGAGCTGCGGTACTGGCTGGCGCGGGCGCACGAGGGCACCGGGCGCAGTGCGGCGGCGCTGCCGCTGTACCGGGCGGTGCACCGGGTGGACCCGGCGTTCATGGACACGGCGGCCCGGCTGACGGCCATCGAGGACGGCGACGACACCGACGGCATGGCCGGGATGGCCGAGGGCGCGGCCGGATACGCCGGGTTCGGGAGCTACGGCGGCCACGGCCCGTCCCCGGCGGGCGGGAACTTCGCGGCGGTGACGCTGGGCGGCGGGCCCGTCCAGGACATCGCGGCGGACGGCCAGGTCGAGCCGGACCCGCTGACCGGTCCGCCGCCGCCCACGGGCCGGGCAGAAGGCGTACGGCGCAAGGTGTCCGTCCCGCCGCAGGGCGCGCCCGCGGGCCTGCCGGCCGGACCCCCCGACCCGGAGGCGCTCGCCGAGGCGCTGGCGGAGCTGGAGCGGATGGTGGGGCTGGAGCCGGTCAAACGGCAGGTGAAGGCGCTCTCCGCGCAGTTGCACATGGCACGGCTCCGGGCGGGGCAGGGACTGCCGGTGCAGCCGCCGAAACGGCATTTCGTGTTCTCCGGGCCCTCGGGCACGGGCAAGACGACGGTGGCCCGGATCCTGGGCCGGGTCTTCTACGCGCTGGGCCTGCTGGGCGGCGACCACCTGGTGGAGGCCCAGCGCTCCGATCTGGTGGGCGAGTTCCTCGGCCAGACGGCGGTGAAGGCGAACGAGCTGATCGATTCGGCGATCGGCGGGGTGCTGTTCGTGGACGAGGCGTACAGCCTGTCCAACTCGGGCTACAGCAAGGGCGACGCGTACGGGGACGAGGCCCTCCAGGTGCTGCTGAAGCGGGCCGAGGACAACCGGGACCACCTGGTGGTGATCCTGGCGGGCTATCCGGCCGGGATGGACCGGCTGCTGGCGGCGAATCCGGGGCTGTCCTCGCGGTTCACCTCCCGGGTGGACTTCCCCAGCTACCGGCCGCCGGAACTGAGCGCGATCGGCGGGGTGCTGGCGGAGGCGAACGGGGACGCCTGGGACGAGGAGGCGCTGGAGGAGCTGAGCAGCATCAGCGCGCACGTGGTGGAGCAGGGCTGGATCGACGAGCTCGGCAACGGCCGCTTCCTGCGCACCTTGTACGAGAAGAGCTGCGCCTACCGGGATCTGCGGCTGGCGGGCTTCGCGGGCGAGCCCTCCCGCGACGACCTGGCGACGCTGCGGCTGCCGGACCTGATGCAGGCGTACGGGGAGGTCCTGTCGGGCCGCGGCCCCCAGGAACGCCCGGAGCCGCCGCTGTGA
- a CDS encoding ABC transporter ATP-binding protein → MSDPTVATALKATRLGREFRGRSALRDCDLVLPAGRVTALVGPNGAGKSTLLQLAAGLQRPTTGHISVFGHTPGSREARERTAFLAQEKPLHPRFTVEDTLRLGRELNRRWDQAAAERLVRAGGIALTSRVGSLSGGNRTRVALALTLGKRARLLLLDEPLADLDPVARHDVTALLMAEAADRGVTIVMSSHVLSELEDVCDHVLLLKDGAVRLAGDAQELCAAHTRLTGRADPIETDGLPREFDRDAVVHAVTAGRQITALVRGPVRGSGPGGEERWISETPSLEDLLLAHLRAPGAPRTDRTEAAA, encoded by the coding sequence GTGAGCGACCCGACCGTCGCTACGGCACTCAAGGCGACGCGGCTGGGAAGGGAGTTCCGCGGCCGCAGCGCCCTGAGGGACTGCGATCTCGTCCTGCCCGCCGGGCGCGTCACCGCACTCGTCGGCCCCAACGGCGCCGGCAAGAGCACCCTGCTCCAGCTCGCGGCCGGCCTGCAGCGCCCCACCACCGGGCACATAAGCGTCTTCGGCCACACCCCGGGATCCCGCGAGGCCCGCGAACGCACGGCCTTCCTCGCCCAGGAGAAGCCGCTCCACCCGCGGTTCACCGTCGAGGACACCCTGCGCCTGGGCCGCGAACTGAACCGCCGCTGGGACCAGGCCGCCGCCGAACGCCTCGTACGGGCCGGAGGCATCGCCCTCACCAGCCGCGTCGGCTCCCTCTCCGGCGGGAACCGCACCCGCGTCGCCCTGGCGCTCACCCTCGGCAAACGCGCCCGCCTCCTGCTCCTGGACGAGCCGCTCGCCGACCTCGACCCGGTGGCCCGGCACGACGTCACGGCCCTGCTCATGGCCGAGGCCGCCGACCGCGGCGTCACCATCGTCATGTCCTCGCACGTCCTGTCCGAGCTGGAGGACGTCTGCGATCACGTCCTGCTCCTCAAGGACGGCGCCGTACGCCTCGCAGGCGACGCCCAGGAGCTCTGCGCCGCGCACACCCGGCTCACCGGCCGCGCGGACCCGATCGAAACCGACGGCCTGCCCCGCGAGTTCGACCGGGACGCCGTCGTCCACGCCGTCACCGCCGGCCGTCAGATCACCGCCCTCGTACGCGGCCCCGTTCGCGGCTCCGGCCCGGGCGGCGAAGAGCGCTGGATCAGCGAAACCCCGTCCCTGGAGGACCTGTTGCTCGCCCACCTGCGCGCCCCGGGCGCCCCGCGCACCGACCGTACGGAGGCGGCCGCGTGA
- the hisG gene encoding ATP phosphoribosyltransferase: MLRIAVPNKGSLSGPASAMLHEAGYRMRKESKELVVVDPENGVEFFYLRPKDIAIYVSSGKLDIGITGRDLLLDSGASAEEILPLNFGRSTFRYATLPGTAKGPEDFHGMTIATSYEGIVAKHLAEKGIDASVVHLDGAVETAIQLGVAQIIADVVETGTSLRNAGLEVIGEPILTSEAVVIRGNGTDADDPQAQQFLRRLQGVLVARSYVMMDYDCRAEHLERAVALTPGLESPTVSPLHNEGWVAVRAMVPAKEAQRIMDDLYELGARAILTTSIHACRL; this comes from the coding sequence ATGCTGCGCATCGCCGTCCCCAACAAGGGTTCACTCTCCGGACCGGCGTCGGCGATGCTCCATGAGGCCGGCTACCGGATGCGCAAGGAGTCCAAGGAGCTCGTGGTCGTCGACCCCGAGAACGGGGTCGAGTTCTTCTACCTCCGCCCCAAGGACATCGCGATCTACGTCTCCTCGGGCAAGCTCGACATCGGCATCACCGGCCGCGACCTGCTGCTCGACTCCGGCGCCAGCGCCGAGGAGATCCTGCCGCTGAACTTCGGCCGGTCCACCTTCCGCTACGCCACCCTCCCCGGCACCGCGAAGGGCCCCGAGGACTTCCACGGGATGACCATCGCGACCTCGTACGAGGGAATCGTCGCCAAGCACCTCGCCGAGAAGGGCATCGACGCCTCCGTCGTCCACCTCGACGGCGCGGTCGAGACCGCCATCCAGCTCGGCGTCGCCCAGATCATCGCGGACGTCGTCGAGACCGGCACCAGCCTGCGCAACGCGGGCCTGGAGGTCATCGGCGAGCCGATCCTCACCTCCGAGGCCGTCGTCATCCGCGGCAACGGCACCGACGCCGACGACCCGCAGGCCCAGCAGTTCCTGCGCCGCCTCCAGGGCGTCCTGGTGGCCCGCAGCTACGTGATGATGGACTACGACTGCCGCGCCGAGCACCTGGAGCGCGCAGTCGCCCTCACCCCGGGCCTGGAGTCGCCGACCGTCTCCCCGCTGCACAACGAGGGCTGGGTCGCGGTCCGTGCCATGGTCCCGGCCAAGGAGGCCCAGCGGATCATGGACGACCTGTACGAGCTCGGCGCGCGCGCGATCCTCACCACGTCGATCCACGCCTGCCGGCTCTGA
- a CDS encoding GntR family transcriptional regulator, with protein sequence MEFRVDRRSGVATYLQLVTQVKQALRLGVLEPGDRLPTAREVVEATAINPNTVLKAYRELEREGLVEPRPGAGTFVRRSLSRPEAAADSPLRLDLAAWMARAREAGLDREDITALIAAAVEESFTAPEPGPGPAPASGPGPGPHSGSPGREDTT encoded by the coding sequence ATGGAGTTCCGCGTCGACCGGCGCAGCGGTGTCGCCACCTATTTGCAGCTCGTCACCCAGGTCAAACAGGCCCTTCGGCTCGGCGTACTGGAGCCCGGCGACCGGCTGCCCACGGCCCGGGAGGTGGTCGAGGCCACCGCGATCAACCCGAACACCGTGCTCAAGGCGTACCGGGAGCTGGAGCGCGAAGGGCTCGTCGAGCCGCGTCCCGGCGCGGGCACCTTCGTACGCCGCTCCCTGTCCCGCCCCGAGGCGGCCGCCGACTCGCCGCTGCGTCTCGACCTGGCGGCCTGGATGGCCCGGGCACGCGAGGCCGGCCTGGACCGCGAGGACATCACGGCCCTGATCGCCGCCGCCGTGGAAGAAAGCTTCACCGCACCCGAACCCGGACCGGGACCCGCGCCCGCATCCGGACCGGGACCCGGACCGCACTCCGGATCCCCCGGCAGAGAGGACACCACGTGA